From Phocoena phocoena chromosome 16, mPhoPho1.1, whole genome shotgun sequence, a single genomic window includes:
- the EMX2 gene encoding homeobox protein EMX2 isoform X1, with protein MFQPAPKRCFTIESLVAKDSPLPASRSEDPIRPAALSYANSSPINPFLNGFHSAAAAAAAGRGVYSNPDLVFAEAVSHPPNPAVPVHPVPPPHALAAHPLPSSHSPHPLFASQQRDPSTFYPWLIHRYRYLGHRFQGNDTSPESFLLHNALARKPKRIRTAFSPSQLLRLEHAFEKNHYVVGAERKQLAHSLSLTETQVKVWFQNRRTKFKRQKLEEEGSDSQQKKKGTHHINRWRIATKQASPEEIDVTSDD; from the exons ATGTTCCAGCCGGCGCCCAAGCGCTGCTTCACCATCGAGTCGCTGGTGGCCAAGGACAGTCCCCTGCCCGCCTCGCGCTCTGAGGACCCCATCCGTCCCGCGGCGCTCAGCTACGCCAACTCCAGCCCCATAAACCCGTTCCTCAACGGCTTCCactcggccgccgccgccgccgccgccggcagGGGCGTCTACTCCAACCCGGACTTGGTGTTCGCCGAGGCGGTCTCGCACCCGCCCAACCCGGCCGTGCCCGTGCACCCGGTGCCGCCGCCGCACGCCCTGGccgcccaccccctgccctcctcGCACTCGCCACACCCCCTCTTCGCCTCGCAGCAGCGGGACCCGTCCACCTTCTACCCCTGGCTCATCCATCGCTACCGATATCTGGGCCACCGCTTCCAAG GGAACGACACAAGTCCGGAGAGCTTCCTTTTGCACAACGCGCTGGCCCGCAAGCCGAAGCGGATCCGAACCGCCTTTTCCCCGTCCCAGCTTCTGAGGCTGGAACACGCCTTCGAGAAGAACCACTACGTGGTGGGCGCAGAGAGGAAACAGCTGGCGCACAGCCTCAGCCTCACGGAAACTCAG GTAAAAGTATGGTTTCAGAACCGAAGGACGAAGTTCAAAAGgcagaagctggaggaagaaggCTCAGATtcgcaacaaaagaaaaaagggacgCACCATATTAACCGGTGGAGAATCGCCACAAAGCAGGCGAGTCCCGAGGAAATAGATGTGACCTCAGAcgattaa
- the EMX2 gene encoding homeobox protein EMX2 isoform X2, which produces MFQPAPKRCFTIESLVAKDSPLPASRSEDPIRPAALSYANSSPINPFLNGFHSAAAAAAAGRGVYSNPDLVFAEAVSHPPNPAVPVHPVPPPHALAAHPLPSSHSPHPLFASQQRDPSTFYPWLIHRYRYLGHRFQGKSMVSEPKDEVQKAEAGGRRLRFATKEKRDAPY; this is translated from the exons ATGTTCCAGCCGGCGCCCAAGCGCTGCTTCACCATCGAGTCGCTGGTGGCCAAGGACAGTCCCCTGCCCGCCTCGCGCTCTGAGGACCCCATCCGTCCCGCGGCGCTCAGCTACGCCAACTCCAGCCCCATAAACCCGTTCCTCAACGGCTTCCactcggccgccgccgccgccgccgccggcagGGGCGTCTACTCCAACCCGGACTTGGTGTTCGCCGAGGCGGTCTCGCACCCGCCCAACCCGGCCGTGCCCGTGCACCCGGTGCCGCCGCCGCACGCCCTGGccgcccaccccctgccctcctcGCACTCGCCACACCCCCTCTTCGCCTCGCAGCAGCGGGACCCGTCCACCTTCTACCCCTGGCTCATCCATCGCTACCGATATCTGGGCCACCGCTTCCAAG GTAAAAGTATGGTTTCAGAACCGAAGGACGAAGTTCAAAAGgcagaagctggaggaagaaggCTCAGATtcgcaacaaaagaaaaaagggacgCACCATATTAA